The following coding sequences lie in one Haematobia irritans isolate KBUSLIRL chromosome 3, ASM5000362v1, whole genome shotgun sequence genomic window:
- the LOC142229145 gene encoding uncharacterized protein LOC142229145, translating to MHPEKCTVWCGLYAGGIIGPYFFKDSVGRNVTVNGDRYRSMLTNFLLPKMEELNLVDMWFQQDGATCHTARDSMAILRENFGEQFISRNGPVSWPPRSCDLTPLDYFLWGYVKSKVYRNKPATIPALEDNISEEIRAIPAEMLEKVAQNWTFRMDHLRRSRGQHLNEIIFKK from the coding sequence atgcatcccgaaaaatgcactgtttggtgtggtttgtacgctggtggaatcattggaccgtattttttcaaagattctgttggacgcaacgttacggtgaatggcgatcgctatcgttcgatgctaacaaactttttgttgccaaaaatggaagaactgaacttggttgacatgtggtttcaacaagatggcgctacatgccacacagctcgcgattctatggccattttgagggaaaacttcggagaacaattcatctcaagaaatggaccggtaagttggccaccaagatcatgcgatttgacgcctttagactattttttgtggggctacgtcaagtctaaagtctacagaaataagccagcaactattccagctttggaagacaacatttccgaagaaattcgggctattccggccgaaatgctcgaaaaagttgcccaaaattggactttccgaatggaccacctaagacgcagccgcggtcaacatttaaatgaaattatcttcaaaaagtaa